Within Piliocolobus tephrosceles isolate RC106 chromosome 7, ASM277652v3, whole genome shotgun sequence, the genomic segment cccgagttgctgggattacaggcatgcaccaccacgctcagctaatttttgtatttttagtagagacggggtttcaccatgttggccaggctggtctcgaactcctggcctcaggtgaaccacctgcctcagcctcccaaagtgctgggattacaggtgtgagctaccatgcctggccacaaaaatgtttttaaaaaattagctgggaggtgtggtggcactcaggaggctgagtgggaggatcacttaagcccaggaggtggaggctgcagtgcagtgatcatgccactgcactccagtctagttaacaatgagaccctgtctcaaaaaaaaaaaaaaaagtagggctATAGAAGGTGATCCCCACATATACATAACAAAACAACTTTTCAATGGGTTTATTATATGCATAGGCAGGAAATGGGAGCCACACCCGCAGTTCCCCTGAGAATGTGGAAATAGGATGATCTTTTGAGTTTCAAACTATTAAGACAAACAATGGATCAGAGCAGAAGCAATGATGTATACAGGCAGAATGGAGCCCAGGTGAGCTCAACTGAAACAAGGCTTGAGGTAATGACGTTATCTAATGGACGTGCCAATCAGAAGCTGATGTGGAGAAGCAACTACTGGCAGAGAATCTCTAGCACCTTCCAGGGGAAGCTGGTACCCTGGTCCACAAACATGAATATCACAGAAGATACATCCCCAAAGGGACATGGGTGCACGAGACAACTTGCTTCCCTTGCTCAGAATCCATGCTCACCAGCTGATCATAATTTGGCTTCCCAGGAAGATTTGCCTAAAGGGAGAGAATAATTGATAGTTACATTTCTCATTGTAAATTAAAATACTgatagtgttttaaaaaaatagttactgTGAGCTTGGTTAATGTGGGTTTGCCATGATAGTTCCACTCTCTATGTACTGAAACACTGCGCCTGAGTTTTTAAGGATCTATGAGTTTATCAGACTTtctgtacacattaaatattGGCCAAGGTATGGCCATCTCGCGAGAGTGACCAGCTGACCACATTCCTCTACTACCCTCAGGCCTCTATACCcacactgtccaatatggtagccactagccacatgtggataTTGGGTACCTGAGATATGactagtccaaattgagatgtgctgttaAGTACACAATatacactggatttcaaagacttagtaccccccaaaagaatgtaaaacatctcattgtttttatattgacattttaaaatgatacaatattttggatatattggaaTAGATATTACTAAAATTCCATGTTTTctaaatgtggctactagaaaactgaaaattatgTGGCTTGCATTCTGTTTCTATTGGACATCAACACTCTTCTGTACAAATAATATGTTAATGTGTTTGACTTAGAAGTTTGCACCATATCCCTTCTAATGAATTGGACCTGGGAAGATACAGGAATGGCACAGGGGTACCTTTTTTACATTGGTATCAATCAAGTAGAATGGAGTGGCCTTTTCTTGTCACTTTAAAAAGGCCAATGATTGatagaaataaatacaactaGTATTTTAGTACTTGCAAGAGTTGCTGATGTCTCAGGCAGTTCACCACTGTGGGAACAAAAGGCCTGGCTCAAAGCTGACCTCTCCCCTGTGTTAGTCAGGACGCCGAACAGCCCTAACTGGGCTTCGGCTTACTCACTTGCAAGGTGAGACATTAGTAGATAAGCTCGGACTGAGTAAACATCTGAGGGATGAATGCAAGAGCCAAGAAGCTACCTTTGATTTCCTTGTAATTTAGCATTGTGTTTTCCAAAGGATTGAGTTAAAAGGTAAATGTCaaagataaaaataggaaaagatagGTTTTTATTCATCAAAAGTTAACAGCAACAGGCACATATTAAAATGAGTATGGCAAAGCCTTTTACAAATGGCTTTACACTCAAGCTTTCTCCCAAGAAAATGGCTGTTGCAACAAACTGTAAACAATGAATAAACAGTCTTTTACAGTAACAAGGGAAATACAAATGAACTAAAAGAAAGCACCGGTTTCTCTTAAAACTAGATTACAGTTGTGCTTACTAtacataaaacaatttaaaacaaattacaaaagtGGAATGTTTGAAGTTTAAAATTAGTCCTTATAGTTTGTCCTAGAAAACATCTGTTCACATCAAAAGGCCCGTCAAAGGGTAACGTTTCATCAAAGGGAGGGACAAGAAAACAATGCACTTTTTTCAAATCAAAACAAGAAGTTTGGTCACTTAGCTATGTGCATAGTTTAAGGCAACTGGAGCAATCTGTTACAGCTTACCTACCAACCTTCCCCTCCCCCGAGTGTGGCTGCTCATTATGTcacattctaaaataataaataaaagcttaCATTTCAAATCTCTTCCCACATGGAGAAACATAACATGCACagtcacacatgcacaaacatgcacacaaacacacatccaTACATTCACACACAACATACCTCTCACTCACTGCAGCGAAAGGGACTTTAGTACCCTTGATCTGAAGGACACACTTCCCCATCCCACTTTTATTTCAGATTGGCAAATACCCTGAGCTGATTATGGTGTTTTAAACATTCCACCTTTTTCTCGCATGTGCAGGTCAAGTGTACAGTAGTGAAAACAACATGCAATGTCTTCACTGCAGAATCATAATACAGCTAGGACATTGGTGTTCTTCCCCTCCCGCCCCAAATTAAAAactaattgttaaaaaaaaatcgcATTGCCAAACAGCACTGGAGTGAAAGCTTGGCGGTACTGTATGATAAATCTCAGTTTCCAGTGCACGAAATAAAACTATAGCAAATGGGAGGCTTTGGTGGcatccaaagaagaaaaaaggcaacCCAGGGGGAAAGAGCTGCAGTCTAAAGTTTGatctttaaatttgtttgagtGGTTCCTTCACAATCATGCTCCAAGGCAATTTAGAACCAATATTTTCAGAGTTGATTTGTAAACATTGTCTTGCCAGAGGCAGCAGAGGCTGGGCACTTCACATTTCCATTTTCTCAGAGAGAACTTAGTGGAAGGTACAAGATACACATTGTTGCATCAGACTGGTTAAATTCCAAGAGATTGTTGCTGAACAATTCAACTTTCACGTTTTGAAGATTAGACGCTTTGAAAAAGTCGTGGCACATATCAAAACTTCCTTTGTTACTCCTTTCGGATTCTCTCCTGCTGGGCTTTGCATATTCAAGGTTCCACATGAAAGCCAAATTCATATTGCTGTATGTTCAGGTCTTACAATTAACAAGTGGGTTCAAATGATCCAACAGAGGAAATCTTGGAAATAAATAATGCTGGCTGGCATCACTCACTTGGAAACCTTGGCAGTCAAGAGTAAGTTCTCTCACCTCAAGACcccatttcacatttctaaaaaccTCCAGGAGGCAGTTTGTCCCACTGGTTCTGGGGGTTATGATAACCGATTTTCCTGAGGTAATAACTGTGAGTTCAACTCAAATGCAGCATCAGTGTCCTCACTGCTGGACTGTTCTCTCTGCAGTCCCTTCCAGCTGGCTTTATTCAGCCCCACATGTCCAAGCATTGTCTGGGATAGCCTTGTATTGGAAAACCTGGCCCATTCTGTAAATAAAGGCTCCACTAGGTAAGTCATAAAaccttgagaaaataaatagaagaaaaagttaTTAACATCTATGCTGAAACTGTCTTTAAAACATCATCTATACAGTGTTAACCTTCCTACGTCCTACTCCAGTATTACCTAGATCTTTTTCAAAagattcctgtgtgtgtgtgtaggtgacAGAGtctatataaatgtacatatctGCTTTGAAGAACTGATTtcgtggctgggtgcggtggctcacgcctgtaatcccagcacttcgggaggctgagacgggcaaatcacgaggtcaggagatcgagaccatactggctaacacggtgaaaccccgtctctactaaaaatacaaaaattagtcgggcgcagtggcgggcgcctatagtcccagctacatgggaggctgaggcaggagaatggcgtgaatctgggaggtggagcttgcagtgagtggagatcgcgccactgcgctccagcctgggcaacacagcgagactccatctcaaaaaaaaaaaaaaaaaagattcctgtgtgtgtgtaggtgacAGAGTCTATAAATGTACATATCTGCTTTGAAGAACTGATTTCTTAAGTAACTCAATGGAAATTTAAGTAAAAGTGAACTGACAAACATATCCAATCTTTTCCGGTTATCCTTCTCAGTGGCACAACTACATTCTTCTACTTAAGCAAACGTACACTGGCCATATCAACTCTGAGGATACCCGGGCATAACCCAATCTGAGGCAGAGTTGCAGGGCAACAACTGGAGGCTAAGAAGGGGTCTCCTTCAGGACTGAGGGTGATGTGGCCTGAACTGAAGTGGAGCTGGCAGTAGTCTACTGCTTTACCCCTCAGGGATGGAATCTTCATGCCTGGTCATGATTACaattggtcatttttttttaactcaatttATAAAGCCAAAACTTATGATAAGAGTCAGTCTAAAAATAACAGGTGGGGttagtgaaaaaaataattaaagtgaaCACCAACTGTGTACCAGAGACCTATTTGATAAACAATTCATATAATCTCCCTTAATTCACagtcagaaaaggaaaatgagtgaTTTCAGGATTGTTTGCATCTTTAGGTTATACAGCACTCCACTGCACATTAGATCTGACTTAATACTAAGTAGTATCTTACACAGGGTCAAAAGAAGCCCTCTAGAAAATAGCTGTCAATCAAATCATATTATATATCGGGAACAAATAACATCTTTCTCACATTTTGATCTGttaagaatgggaaaaatatacgTTCAGATTCTATCACTGCTTTAAAATTGTCTTCATATCCAAGACTCGTTGCAGCAAAAGACCATGTGGAACACAGACAACATAGGTTCCATTTATCCAACATAAGAATCTCACCAGAATTAAAGCAACTAGCATCCACTCCTTTTAATCAGGAAAGTTATATATGGTCTGATGGCtgaatttttaagtgtatataaTGATGGTATCTGAAATATTATGTACAATATGTGCAATAAGGCTTTCTTTCATTGATCTATTCCCTTCACACATATTTACTGAGAACCTACTATGTCCCTGGCACTGTGCCTGGGTATACAGCAGTGAATAAGACAGACAagatccctgccctcaaggagcttatgtTCTGGTAAGGAGAGAGAGATAGCAAACATAGAAAAGTGTCATTACAGTCAAAGCACACAGCGGCTTTCTGGCAGCCATCCTCACACTACAGTGTCATGTTGAGCCAGCCACCCAAAGCCCTGTCTTTCCTACGTGCCATAAAGTCATGAGCCACGAGCTGTGTACCCACATGCAGGCCCTTATTATTATAGGTTTCACACCATTCACCTTATTTCATCCCTCTCACTGTTCCAACTGGTTGAGATCCTTGGGGATCTTACCTCCAACAGCCAACAAATTAGCTATCACTTCTGGCTGTATGTTAACCTAAAATTTCTTTTAGGTCTTAAATACCTGATAAAAATGAACAGACCAGAGCCATGGACACAGCCTCTCTCTCAGAGGGCAGCACTCTCTATTAATTAGTACCTCGAACACAGCTGTTCAACCATTTGTGAATCCATTTAATTGTACTGGCCCCACAAGCCTCTACTTTATCTTCACAGATTTCACAGGACGCCTTGTCAAATGCCTACTCTTATCCAGTACATGATATTTTCTTGTTCAACAAAATTAGTATTCCTATCAAAGAAGGAAACTGTATTAGTTCAACATGACTTGCACATACTGCCCCTATGCTGGGGAGTAGTAATCACTGCTTGGTGAGTTGCTAAGAGGCTGGGATTGGATTTGATGTCAGAAAGACCTGGATTTGAAGGCCAACACCAACACCTGTTAACTGCATGAAGTGGGCAAACCATCTGAAAATAAGGATGCTCAAAGCGCCTGTGCCCTAGGGTGGTTGTGTGTAGTCAGCAGATGTTAACGATCACCATCAGATCAGTGACCTTATCCCTGACAACCCATTCTAGATCTGTACAACACTGACAAGATCAATAGCTTGAGATGAACAGTGAAAGGGATCCAGTTGTTACCTTATAAAAATTGCAATGTTTTAAATCTCATTTGCAAGTTCTCCCATTAAACAAGGGAGTAGTTTACgcagataaaaatacatttaatattaaaagtaaCTGAGTTGACTACCCATTCGCCTGTCTTTGATTCAATtctcttttgtccattttatttatttatttatttatttatttatttatttttgagatggagcgatggagtttcattctgttgcccaggctggaatgcagtggcacgatatcagctcactgcaacctctgcctcccaggttcaagcgattctcctacctcagcctcccgagtggccatcacgcccagctaatttttgtatttttagtagaggtggggtttcactatcttgaccaggctggtctcgaactcctgacctcaagtgatcagctcgcctcggcctcccaaagtgctgggattacttttGTCCATTTCTAatgtattcttttgcatttgaagATTATTCTACTTTAGAATCAAGACAAAGCATATCTGGTTCTAAATTGTTTCATTATCCTCCCAAAAGAAAAGCATCTGCTACCCTCAGCGTTCCTGGCCAGTCTGAGCTCTCTGGGAGATTCGGCATCCCTCACACTCCTAAAGTCTGGGCCACACTTCTACATGCTCTTCCCTTCTCTACCTGTCACTCTGCAGTCAAATCGGCCACTACGCACTTTCTTCCACCAGTACCCATTGCAATCACAATGTCGCACATATTGTGCTACCTTCTGAGTTTCTGGAAACCTCATCTTTCTGAACTTTGGGCACATATTTCACTGTGTTCAGTCTGATTCTCAAAGGCCCTATTTAACACCAGTTACCCAAATCACACTCCTCTCTCTATTCCTTGTTGAGCTGCTGCCCCCGCAGAATCCCCCTCCTTTATACCCAAAGCCCAACACACTCAATCCTAGTCAACCTTCCTGTGAACTCCTGCAACAAGCTACACGTACTTCAGTCACAGGACACTTTCATTATGCTTTCTGTAATATTACAGTTAGTAGTTCACTGAACACATAGTTCTCAAGGGCCTCCTGCTTCCGGTGTGGCGCTAGGCTCCAGGAATACACAACCAAGTGGATCAGGCACTTTGGAATCTGGAAGAAAAGTGACTGACTCCGCCTAAAGCAAGTGGAGAGCAGCTTCtgaagaaggtgacatttgagctggctcttcaagaaaaataactttatgagGCACATGGAAAGCACTGGTGAGGcacaaagagtgaaagaacagcATGGACTTGGGAAACACAGAAGCATCCCGAGATGCTGCAGGCAAGTgagagggaagctgaggcaagatgGCTGCAGAGCATTTGAAGCTAGATTATAAGGGGCTGTCTAGGATGTTGAAGAGTTAGATTTAATCAACAGGCAGTGGTAAGAGTCCGGAAAGGCAGTGGCAGAAGCTGGTCTTCATATTATTATCAGGCTCAGTGGGTCACCTATCCAttgttatttatcttatttttgtcatgtttttgtttACCTATCCATTTTTAAATGGCAGTCCCAAATGATGCAAAATAAGCTTCCACATGGGCAAATAATGGACTTATTTACATAAGAACAGAAACAAGTTATTGCTGCTGCCTGTTCTGCAAAAATGTGCTTTTTACATCcagaattaaatgagaattaGAAAAGTCATAACAAGGGAAAACAAGggtaaaatttcttaaattattttaaaaaatagaaatgagcataattttaatattttatatttcaaatatatttccctTCTTGATAAAAACAGTGGCATTTTTCTAACCAgctatatctaaatatatatagttaCCAATCTGGATGTTGGCAATAGATTCAGTGTGACGATCGCAAAGTGGACTCACACTCAAATGATACTTTTTTTCTATATCtcctataaatgaaaaaaagaggagTATTAATATGAAGAATATCTACTGGTTAAATACATAAGGCTTCAACATACCTGTGCATTTCTTAGGAAAAACACACTTAATCCTCATGAGAGGACAGCTTCACAATtagttctttttaaacttttaagttattCACACATAGAAGAGATTGCCaagctgatatttttatttgaatgcaAGAGGTAGAAAACTTTCACTAGATGTCATCCCAAGACTGTAATTTATAACACATTAATATACAACCTGAAAGGAAGGTTCATGAAATAAAGATTCCTGGATCTGGGCtttaaattacacacacacacacacacatttttcatgTTCATATGGCCCTCCACACATGACAAGGATAAAGCAAGTTCAGGGAAGTCTTTCTGTACAGCAGAATTCCAAACCTGATCTATCTCTACtcataaatgcataaatacaTCTGATCATTCCAAAAGAGGACTTCTAAATGTCAAAACAGATGCTCAATTTGTAGAGTACTGATTATATGTATATCTATTGTGAATTGTTACTAAAAATATCAAGACTCTACTGTTAGACCCGTATAAATactgagttatttttttcttatgatgtTAAAAAAATGAACTGGATAGATTAATTATCGCTCAACACTGTAACGTGCCTTGATGGAAGAATTCCTCCGTTACTTTTTCACTCCACTGCTTGCTTAATTCCCAGGTCCGACATGGGTTACAAATATCAGCACATTTCAAAGCCATCTAGCAAACAAAACATTAATATTGCTTTAAGATATATACACACTTGACGATAATACCAAAGAACCAAGTGCAAGGACTGGATTaaccataaatataaataaataagccagaaaTATAATTCTCCTATTTTTAGATGTAAGAATTTATGAGAATAAAATGCTATTTCTTAATTGGTACCCTAATCTTGTACAAACTGTCTTCATCAGAAATCTTGAGTATGAAAAACACATAACCCATGATGCCTTCCTAGGTAGCAGATTCACCAGTGATCTCCTTCTGGAAGGAGTGTGTGCTAACTGAAGGAAATTCCTTAGCTTGCCCTCAAGATTTAACCACTCTGAAAAACTACactagaatatttcattttttagtttgACAGTCACATAATTTATCCTAGAAATAGGATGTTTCCAAGCCCCATTTTACCTGTAAAACCAAATGTCTATGTCTGGTGTCTTCTAGGCATAAATCACCTCTATCCAAATGGGACCTAAACAAAGACAGATACTCATTCTGGCGACTGATGTCTGTTGCTAGTATCAGAGCACCTATCTCTGTCTCCATTTGTTGCCTGgaattagagaaatacaaagagaaaatataagacTTTCAATTAAATGtttacttcttgatttttttttcttaaccgtAATAATCGGAAGGCTTTATAGTATCCTAAAATATCCAACTATCATTCGATTTAAAATTTATCACACAAAAAATGAGTTTTATGGAATGCTTcaaaaaaagctattaaaataatcaaaactgaAACCAAGAGAGTTTGTAGGAAAATACCAATATGCAAACATTCCAAAAGGAGAGCCTTTATTTTGCCAGTCAAGGTGGTATTatttgcttaaaaaacaaaaatcaatataacATTGGTATGTTGTTTGAGAAAGCTCCTTGCTGGGATTCTTTGCTGGAAAATTCTTGTGCTAAGGGTAATTATACAACTTTGGTTTCCTTTTTAGTGCCTGAGATCTGAAGGCAGAAGGAAgattcaaatagaaaaaataataacccaTTCAACAGCTGCTCCTACAGACATTTTGACTAAGATGCCTGTTGCAATTCCCCTGAGCAACTTAATAAAGTTCAGAGTCAACTGTGTTTTCAAGATTAAACTCAAGAACCAATCAGTTATCTGTAAATGAATATCCAATTTTTCTGGAGGGAAAAAGGTAACATGTTAATACAAACAGCAAATACATACATCATTTATAAAACCGCCTCAGGTCACTTAAgataaatacactttaaaaaaaattcttgcctTTTGTTTTAATGGGCCATAGCAAACACTATCTCTGTATAATGATCAGTAAAGAGCTGTCAAATAGATACAAAGACTCACAATATTGAATGTTAAATAAAGCAAActctaaatgaagaaaacattaaatCATGCTATTAGGTAGTATTccttatttccattttgattaaATCTGAGAACTCAACAGGGTTAATCATCAAatgaaaaacatgatttttaaaaagggaataatGAAGCAAACATTTTAATCTGTcttaattttaagataatttacaTATGCAGTGTGTTTAAGCAATTTTCATATTTGTACTACAgcaaaaaatgattttatgtaCCAGAAGTATTGTCATACTCCAAATGGTATCTgtgaataaagatttaaaaaaataaaaaataaagtccaacTTTTTTCTCACAGTCATTACATAAAATACttagtttttttctaaaatattagggtttttttcattcattattgtATCCTATAGCTCCAGAAGTGTGACTCCAGGATTATGCTATTGAGGATATTAAGGCActgtctttactttctttttttttttttttttttttttttgagacggagtctcgctctgttgcccaggctggagtgcagtggcgcgatctcggctcactacaagctccgcctcccgggtttaccccattctcctgcctcagcctcccgagtagctgggactacaggcgcccgccatctcgcccggctagttttttgtatttttagtagagacggggtttcaccgtgtagaccaggatggtctcgatctcctgacctcgtgatccacccgtctcggcctcccaaagtgctgggattacaggcttgagccactgtgcccggcctaggcACTGTCTTTACTTTCTTGTCAGTTTTGAAAACTTCTGGGAACAGATTTTAATAAATCTATTTAATATAATAGAATGTTTACATTCCATCCACTTAACCTTTATACCTAGACCTTAAGGTTTTATTCAGCTGAGTATGGAAATATGTAATATCTATTTATGTAAATAAGCAGTAAACTATGCCTGAGCCATTGTGTATTTGGAGTGATTTTATAGTATTCAAATCCATGGAATagtcttttataaaaataactatcCATTAAAATTTTACTGACTATACAGTAGGATAGgtctaaattattaaaattgtatataatttgACAAACACTGAAAACCGCGGAATACCTGaacatcacaatttttaaaactttataaaattactttACCAACTTAACTTCTATAACCAATAACAAATTAAATTTGTCTTAATCCAACCTACCTGCTTTCTAATGGCAGATGTGAGAATAAGCCTGATTCTCTCAATAAGCCCACTGCAGATCTCCAGTGGTGATTTTCCAGTACTGAGGTATTCTACAACAAAGGACATTTCTGAGTTACTGAATGATACGTCTCTTTCTGGACATACCATTACTAACAATACTGTTAGCAATATTAATCTGGTTAAAATTCTAACATTCACtgagaatttattttcattactttcatttcttcaaaatatgaaacattttctaGAATGCAAAAATAGTAAGTCTTGATGATAAAATTGCACTAACCTTGTATAAAGTTGCCAAGTAATGGTTAGTTTTAATAAGGAAAGGTTGATTAACACCTGGATGATCCAGATCATGAGTGGCAGCTGCAATTAAGCTCAGCAAGATATCCCAAGGAGTTACAGAATTGGCAAGCTGAAGTGTGACAAAAGAATAATGAATCACAGATATATCTAAAATAAGCTCTATGCCATCACAGTAGTTTTGAATTAGCAGCCAATGGTAGTGGTGGCAATCTCCTCCCTCTTCACGTCATTCTTCAG encodes:
- the PDE7A gene encoding high affinity cAMP-specific 3',5'-cyclic phosphodiesterase 7A isoform X1, whose translation is MEVCYQLPVLPLDRPVPQHVLSRRGAISFSSSSALFGCPNPRQLSQRRGAISYDSSDQTALYIRMLGDVRVRSRAGFESERRGSHPYIDFRIFHSQSEIEVSVSARNIRRLLSFQRYLRSSRFFRGTTVSNSLNILDDDYNGQAKCMLEKVGNWNFDIFLFDRLTNGNSLVSLTFHLFSLHGLIEYFHLDMMKLRRFLVMIQEDYHSQNPYHNAVHAADVTQAMHCYLKEPKLANSVTPWDILLSLIAAATHDLDHPGVNQPFLIKTNHYLATLYKNTSVLENHHWRSAVGLLRESGLFSHLPLESRQQMETEIGALILATDISRQNEYLSLFRSHLDRGDLCLEDTRHRHLVLQMALKCADICNPCRTWELSKQWSEKVTEEFFHQGDIEKKYHLSVSPLCDRHTESIANIQIGFMTYLVEPLFTEWARFSNTRLSQTMLGHVGLNKASWKGLQREQSSSEDTDAAFELNSQLLPQENRLS
- the PDE7A gene encoding high affinity cAMP-specific 3',5'-cyclic phosphodiesterase 7A isoform X2; this encodes MGITLIWCLALVLIKWITSKRRGAISYDSSDQTALYIRMLGDVRVRSRAGFESERRGSHPYIDFRIFHSQSEIEVSVSARNIRRLLSFQRYLRSSRFFRGTTVSNSLNILDDDYNGQAKCMLEKVGNWNFDIFLFDRLTNGNSLVSLTFHLFSLHGLIEYFHLDMMKLRRFLVMIQEDYHSQNPYHNAVHAADVTQAMHCYLKEPKLANSVTPWDILLSLIAAATHDLDHPGVNQPFLIKTNHYLATLYKNTSVLENHHWRSAVGLLRESGLFSHLPLESRQQMETEIGALILATDISRQNEYLSLFRSHLDRGDLCLEDTRHRHLVLQMALKCADICNPCRTWELSKQWSEKVTEEFFHQGDIEKKYHLSVSPLCDRHTESIANIQIGFMTYLVEPLFTEWARFSNTRLSQTMLGHVGLNKASWKGLQREQSSSEDTDAAFELNSQLLPQENRLS